GCAGTGCGTTCGACATTTCCTGAGCTGGTCACCAAGCTCCGCGACATCATCGGCGTGCGCCTGGTCGCCTACATCGGCAACGTCAAGTCGACGAAGCCGGTAGCAGAGTGGGCCGTCGGCCCTCGGGAGCCCGGCGAGACCGACCGCGACCGGCTGTTCGTCGCCTACCAGATCGCGGCGTTGCTTCGCGAGCGGAAAGAAGCCGTCACGGTCCAGTCCTGGTTCAAGGGCATGAATCCCGCCCTCAACGATGCCTCTCCGGCGCGAGTGCTGCGCGAGGGCGATCCGAACGAGGTTGGTCCGGAGGTGATGGCGGCCGCCAAGGCGTTCGCCTTCATTGGATGACGGGGTTGGCGATCGCGGAGGTCTCCGAGCAAGTCTGGCGGGTGGGTTACCGACCCGACCCGTGGGCATGGGCGGACTGGCGCTACGCGAACGACGCAGGCCGGTTCAACGGCCGCTGGGACGACCAGCTCTGGCCGAGCTGTTCCGAACGCTCTACACCGGCGAGAGCTTGCTCGCCTGCCTGCTGGAAGTGCTGGCGCAGTTCCGGCCCGAGCCGCAAACGGACGCCGAGCTCGATGAGATCGAGGACGAGGCCGGCGAGGTAGACCTCTATCCGGACGCTCCCTCTGGCACCGTCGGTTACGGATGGCTGGAGGAGCGTTTCGGCGGCAAGGTGGACTAGACAGGCCGGTACTGCTTCGTCACACACAGCGAGAGCCTCGCGGCCATTCAAGCCAGCTTTCCGTTCGCTCGATTCAAGCTGACCCCGATCCTGCTCGACACCTCGGTCTTGAAGGACGCGCGACAGCGGGACCTCACTCGCTCGATCGCTCGGTGGATCTTCGAGCTGCGCGACCAGAACCAGAACGACCTGGTCGACGGGATCCAGTTCACCTCACGTTTCGGTGATGAGTACCGGATGTGGGCCGTCTTCGAGCGCGCAGCGGACCGCGAGACAAGCGAACGCCTGGCCAATGCTGAGACGTTCGAGCTGCGCCACGATACGCCCGAGATCGTCGATGCGTTCCGGCTTCACCGACTGCGCTGGCCGGACTAAGGCCGGCTCAGTGATTCGTAAGTGCTTCCGCGGCGAACTCGGTGATGAAGCACAGGTGAAGCACGCATTCCGTGTGGTTGAGGCGTTCCGGGCCGCTCATCAGGTCCCACTCGCCAAGGCCAACATGGGTCTGCGGTCGATGATCAAGACCGAAGGTTGTCAGGTTGAAGTCTCGCAGCGTCTCAAGCGATTCACGACGATCATCGACAAACTCACCGCCCGGGAGCAGACGCTTGCGCTCTCAGGGATGCAAGACATTGGCGGTTGCCGCGCCATCCTCGGCAGCGTCGAGGAGATCCGCCGTGTCGAGGCCCGGCTACGCAAGCGCCGTCCCGTGACCAGATACAAGGATTACATCACTGACCCTCGCCTTTCAGGCTATCGCGGAGTGCATCTGGTTGTTAAGTATGATCAACGGTGTGTGGAGATCCAGCTACGCACCCCGCTCATGCATCTTTGGGCGATCACGGTCGAGCGCCAGTCGGCGCTCGTCGGTGAGAACCTCAAACAAGACGGATCTCATGCCGTCCAACAGTTGATGTCGGTGATGTCACGGGCAATGGCCATCGACGAGGCAGGCGAGACCATACCCAGCTCTTTACTCGAAGAGATCGAACGCCTTAGAGTTCAAGCAACTCCCTACCTCGAGAAAGGATCGGTGTGATGACGACTATCCAGCATTTCATTCTGGTGTTCGACCACTCCAAAGGTCACCTCACCGGCGAACCGCTCGAATACGGTCAGGACAGCGAGAGCGCCCTTGCCCGCTACTCCGAGCTTGAGGAAGAGTTCCGCAGCAACACGAACATGGACATCGTCCTCATCGGCTCGGACTCTCTCGATACCGTCAAGGTCACCCACGCCAACTACTTCGATGGGACCGCTGCGTTCGCGAAGTACCTGAACGACATTCAGGCACAACGAACCAACTAACCCCTCGCCCCACCCCAGCGGGAACACCACCCACAACCAGCTAACACCCGACACGCCCCGGCCCAGCCCCACCCCTCACACGGGTAGGCCGGGACGGTTTTGTGTTCTGCGCTGGCCTCAGCAATGGGGAGGGTCTGTCTCACAGTGGCGCGATTCACGACCAAATCTCTGGGGTGTTCCAACCAGCGGGGAATCCCATTTCGGTGACGGCGTGGTTGGCGGGAATCTTGTTGATCAGGGCATGTAAGAAGAGTTGGCCGGTCGTTGTCCGCGTTGATGGTCGTTGGTCAGTAGGCGGGGATGCGTAGGGGCGCTCCGTCATGCGACGACCGCCTGTAGTGCGCCAGCTGAGCGATGGGCGCTATGTTCTTGGCGTTACGCGCGTGACGACACTGCCCCGATCGCAGAGGTTCCATGGCGGACACGAAACCCAAATGGCCTGCACACCTTGAAGAGGTATGCAGGCCATTTGCTGGAATTCAGACTTGGTGGGCCGGTTTCATCGGCCGACCAAGTGCAATTCCAGTGTCTCCTCCGAGAGGAGGCTCGTGGCGCTGACTGTGATCAGTGGACACCGGGCTTGACAATGCTGGAAGAGATGGCCACCTAATGAACGTTATTGGAGAATCGCTTGAGCGCCAGCTTGGTGCCGTGGAAGAAGTCCTGGTCCCCGGGCAGGAGGCCGCCTGGGCCCGCGTAGGGGCTCGTGTTGTCCCAGTGCTGCCACAGCGTCCAGTGTTTCCACCCACCGGGCAATGCGCCGGGGCCGTCCGATACGTCCGAGACCCAGTTGGCGATGAACAGCGGGTAGGAGGCGAAGTCCGTGGTGTTGCCAGTGTACTCCTTCCACCAGGACGGGTTGGTGTAGATGACCGGCTTCACACCACCCGTCCTCTTCTCCACCACGGAGACAAAATCGTGTATCCACTTGACGATGTCCGCCGGGGTCATCGCCTTACATTTCTTGATTGCCCACGGCTTCGTCAGGTCGTCGCAACGGTGCTCCAGGTCAAGCATGGGAGGCAGGATACGCTGAGTGGGCTCCCAGTTGTGGATGGTGTTCATAAAGTGCTTCGCCTGCGAAGTGCCGTCCGACCAGAACGGCCGTCCGAAGTGGTACGACCCGCGATAAAACCCGGCATTTTGGGCTCCCTTCCACTGCTTCTCGTACTGGGAGCTCACGTAGTCGTCGTCCTCGGTCGCTTTGATGTAAACGAAACGGGCACCCTTCGACGCCGCATCGCTCCAGTTGACGTCGGTCTGCCAGCCGCTCACATCATCGCCACGCACATAATCCAAAGGCGGAATTGGCCGCGGTCGTTGCCGCAACTCTTGGGAGCTTACATCGCGAGCGAGCGTGCTACCAGCGTGGTCTTGGGTGGGATCGCCACCGCCCCTGTCCGGCTCCGCCGCCGCGGCGGACAAAGAACCACCGAGCCCCACCGCCAGGATCGCGGCCATCACGGCCGAGACCATACCGACACGCACCGAATGAGCTCGACGTCCTCGCATCATCTTTTGAACGTTCATTAAGAATAACCTCGTTTTCAAAGAAAATCGGTGTATCTATGGAGAGCTATGACAATGCCACCGGCGCCGGCCGAGTGTCAATACCGGGTAAAGCAAACCGGGATCTTCTGGGGGACAAGTGAAGTCGTTCGTGATAACCAGCTATGACAAGGAGTCGCGTAGGACTGCTGAGGGTTTGGGTGATTCCTGATCTGTGGTGACCGGCGCGCGGACAGGGTGACACTGCGGCGGGTCGGGGTCAGAACAAGAACTGCTGCACGCCTTTTGCATCCCGATGGTCGCGCCGAAAACTCACGAGCTCGCTGGCAGGTCGTTCCGCTGCCGCTCTGCTCGGCGTGCGTGGAACTACGCGACAGGCCAGACCTCCAGCCGTGTGCTCATATCCATTATATTATCACAGCGAAAAACACATCCACACGAGGACACCACCGGGCATACCCCCACACTTTGCCCACACCCGACAAGGCTGCCACCTCGGGGAAAGCTTTACTCGGACTAGTCCCGCGTCCAG
This genomic window from Leifsonia xyli subsp. cynodontis DSM 46306 contains:
- a CDS encoding GH25 family lysozyme, whose product is MRGDDVSGWQTDVNWSDAASKGARFVYIKATEDDDYVSSQYEKQWKGAQNAGFYRGSYHFGRPFWSDGTSQAKHFMNTIHNWEPTQRILPPMLDLEHRCDDLTKPWAIKKCKAMTPADIVKWIHDFVSVVEKRTGGVKPVIYTNPSWWKEYTGNTTDFASYPLFIANWVSDVSDGPGALPGGWKHWTLWQHWDNTSPYAGPGGLLPGDQDFFHGTKLALKRFSNNVH
- a CDS encoding RelA/SpoT domain-containing protein: MRSGFTDCAGRTKAGSVIRKCFRGELGDEAQVKHAFRVVEAFRAAHQVPLAKANMGLRSMIKTEGCQVEVSQRLKRFTTIIDKLTAREQTLALSGMQDIGGCRAILGSVEEIRRVEARLRKRRPVTRYKDYITDPRLSGYRGVHLVVKYDQRCVEIQLRTPLMHLWAITVERQSALVGENLKQDGSHAVQQLMSVMSRAMAIDEAGETIPSSLLEEIERLRVQATPYLEKGSV